The DNA segment ACCATCTCGGAGACCTCCAAGACGGACATGTTCTTGATGTAGTCGATGACGTCCTGCTGCGTTAACTGTGCCATAGATTACTCCTAATTCATGCTTTCCAATTACTGGCCGCGGCCAACCCGTTATCCTTGGCCACGAAGCTTGTCCTCGTAGGCCTTCAGAACCAAAACCAAATCCCGCGCCGGAGCATTGAGCACGCTCAACAAGTTCCTCATCGGAGCGTGGAGCACGGAGAGGAGCTGGGAGAGGAGCGCCTCCTTGGAGGGGAGCGCCGCCAGCGCCTTGAACTGCTTCTCATCGAGCGTCTTGTCGGCGAGCACCCCCACCCTGAACGCCAGCGCAGGGACGTCCTTGGCAAAATCGTTGATCACTTTGGCCAGTGACACCGGATCGCTCTCGGTGTAGACGAGCCCGATCATTCCACTCAGATGGGGCTCGAGCAGCTCGAGATCCGTGCCCCGAATCGCCCGTTTTGCCAGAGTGTTCTTGACCACCTTGTAGCTGGCGCCGTTCTCGCGAACCTTCCTCCGAAACTCGGTCGCCTGCTCGACCTTCAGCCCCCGATAGTCGACGGCGAAGACCGCGCTCAGCGAGCCGAAGCTCTGCTTCATCGTTTCTACGTTCGTTTGTTTACCTGCTCGATCCACGGTGAACCTCGCTCCTACGACTTACTTGGCCCCCATCGCCGCGGGGTCGATGCGGATCCCGGGGCCCATGGTGGACGAGACCGCAATGCTCTTGACGTACTTCCCCTTCGCCGCCGAGGGCTTCGCCTTCACCACCATGTCGATCAGGGTCCGCAAATTGTCGACGAGCTTGTTGTCGGCGAACGAGGTTTTCCCCACGGGGGCGTGCACGATCGCGGTCTTGTCGACGCGGAACTCCACCTTTCCCGCTTTGATTTCGTTGATCGCTCTCGTGACTTCGAAGGTCACGGTTCCCGTCTTGGGGTTGGGCATCAGCCCCCTCGGCCCCAGGATCTTCCCGAGCTTGCCGACGCTGCGCATGACGTCGGGCGTGGCGATGACGGCGTCGAAATCCATGAACCCCTGCTGAATCCTCTCGACCAGGTCTTCTCCGCCCACGACGTCCGCCCCGGCCTCCTCGGCCTCCTTGAGCTTCTCTCCGCTGGCGATGACACAGACCCGTCGCGACACACCGAGCCCGTGGGGCAGCACCACCGTCCCCCGTACCATCTGGTCCGCGTGTTTCGGATTCACCCCGAGCCGCATGGCGACCTCGACGGTCTCGTCGAAGTTGGCAAATTTGGCCTTCTTGACGCGGGCGATGGCGTCCTCGAGGCTTTGCGACATCTCGACTCCCGCGCCTTCCTTCGCCTTGCGGTATTTCTTGCCTCTCTTCAGTCCCATGGGGTTTCCTCGCTCCGTCCTCGGGTCATCCTTCGATTTCGATTCCCATGCTCCGGGCCGTTCCCGCCACGATACGTTTGGCGGCCTCGACGCTCGCGGCGTTGAGATCCGGCAGCTTGGTCTTCGCGATCTCCTCGATCTGCTTATCCGTCACCTTGCCGACCTTGTTGCGGTTGGGCTCGC comes from the Vicinamibacteria bacterium genome and includes:
- the rplA gene encoding 50S ribosomal protein L1; protein product: MGLKRGKKYRKAKEGAGVEMSQSLEDAIARVKKAKFANFDETVEVAMRLGVNPKHADQMVRGTVVLPHGLGVSRRVCVIASGEKLKEAEEAGADVVGGEDLVERIQQGFMDFDAVIATPDVMRSVGKLGKILGPRGLMPNPKTGTVTFEVTRAINEIKAGKVEFRVDKTAIVHAPVGKTSFADNKLVDNLRTLIDMVVKAKPSAAKGKYVKSIAVSSTMGPGIRIDPAAMGAK
- the rplJ gene encoding 50S ribosomal protein L10, producing the protein MDRAGKQTNVETMKQSFGSLSAVFAVDYRGLKVEQATEFRRKVRENGASYKVVKNTLAKRAIRGTDLELLEPHLSGMIGLVYTESDPVSLAKVINDFAKDVPALAFRVGVLADKTLDEKQFKALAALPSKEALLSQLLSVLHAPMRNLLSVLNAPARDLVLVLKAYEDKLRGQG